Proteins from one Limanda limanda chromosome 4, fLimLim1.1, whole genome shotgun sequence genomic window:
- the prph gene encoding peripherin produces the protein MSHSMQTSTSYRRTFGSPHPIPMSSYSPVSTRMTPSSGRYMRSSSPMVASRATSYHQQRSRPTAQPARLSYDKVDFTLSEAINQEFLTTRNNEKAELQDLNDRFASFIEKVRYLEQQNGALQQELNQFKGQQQHGQPNRVSDLCQEEMREMRRQLDAVGKERDQYQMERDNLAEDLTLLKQRLDEEAQKRADAEGNLVSFRKDVDDATLARLELERKIESLMDEIEFLKKLHDEEIQDVQVSVQTQQLKMEVDHSARPDLTGALRDIRAQYETIASKNMQESEDWYQSKFVDLTESAKRNTDALRQAKQEANESRRQIQSLTCEVDAVKNTNEALLRQMREMEDQFGNEIGNYQDNVGRLEDEIRHLKEEMARHLREYQDLLNVKMALDIEIATYRKLLEGEESRITVPMLNMGMSNHFGERDYEPTPVSGSKRTVLIKTVETRDGEVVKESRREKERDSGHSDGADKDDKEE, from the exons ATGAGCCACTCAATGCAAACCTCCACTTCCTACAGGCGCACTTTTGGGAGCCCACACCCCATCCCCATGTCCTCCTACTCTCCTGTGTCTACCCGTATGACCCCGTCTAGCGGACGCTACATGCGTTCATCTTCACCTATGGTAGCGTCCCGCGCCACCTCCTACCACCAACAGCGTTCCCGCCCCACCGCTCAGCCCGCTCGCCTCTCCTACGACAAGGTGGACTTCACCCTGTCTGAAGCCATCAACCAGGAGTTCTTGACCACCCGCAACAATGAGAAGGCCGAGCTGCAGGACCTCAATGACCGCTTTGCCAGCTTCATCGAGAAGGTGCGTTACCTGGAGCAGCAGAACGGTGCGCTGCAGCAGGAGCTCAACCAGTTCAAGGGCCAGCAGCAGCACGGCCAGCCCAACCGCGTCTCGGATCTCTGccaggaggagatgagggagaTGAGGCGCCAGCTTGATGCCGTCGGCAAGGAGAGGGACCAGTACCAGATGGAGAGGGACAACCTGGCTGAGGACCTGACTCTGCTCAAGCAGAG GTTGGATGAAGAAGCTCAGAAGAGGGCAGATGCTGAGGGCAACCTGGTTTCCTTCCGTAAG GATGTGGATGATGCCACGTTGGCTCgtctggagctggagagaaAGATCGAGTCTCTGATGGATGAGATTGAATTCCTGAAAAAGCTCCATGATGAA GAAATCCAGGATGTACAAGTGAGTGTCCAGACCCAGCAGCTGAAGATGGAGGTGGACCACAGCGCCAGGCCTGATTTAACTGGAGCCCTGAGGGACATCAGGGCTCAGTATGAGACCATCGCCTCAAAGAACATGCAGGAGTCCGAGGACTGGTACCAGTCCAAG TTTGTGGATTTGACTGAGTCTGCAAAGCGCAACACTGACGCGCTGAGGCAGGCCAAGCAGGAGGCCAATGAGTCCAGGAGGCAGATTCAGTCCCTCACCTGTGAAGTTGATGCTGTGAAGAACACG aatGAAGCTCTGCTGAGGCAGATGCGTGAAATGGAGGACCAGTTTGGCAATGAGATTGGCAACTACCAGGACAACGTGGGCAGACTGGAGGACGAGATCCGCCATCTGAAGGAGGAGATGGCTCGCCACCTTAGGGAGTACCAGGACCTCCTCAATGTGAAAATGGCTTTGGACATCGAGATCGCCACTTACCGTAAGCtgctggagggggaggagagcag GATTACTGTTCCCATGTTAAACATGGGTATGAGCAATCACTTTGGAGAACGAG ACTATGAACCAACTCCAGTGAGCGGGAGCAAGAGGACTGTGCTGATAAAGACAGTTGAGACTAGAGATGGAGAG GTGGTGAAGGAGtccaggagggagaaggaaagagactCAGGCCACAGTGATGGAGCCGACAAGGACGATAAGGAAGAGTAG